One window of Choristoneura fumiferana chromosome 13, NRCan_CFum_1, whole genome shotgun sequence genomic DNA carries:
- the LOC141434400 gene encoding uncharacterized protein isoform X1, which produces MYSFNKHNPKIIPVLPAKQKNFLDKSGYLVRQLKYLIGLQALLGDNRLYLLKPKKILVWTSYIHTFSSITMLFYSLFQNNYYGATYIVFKCTSCIEFFILVFTSTFIHRKTQREFFKNLESFDTYLKIDKEVNTLMPSYRNILWVVLSSIITVGEYFILIESQLQYSMTNLTIMVHDAEQIFFCAMLRAILLRVRIVKAHVVRVCNPKDTKKVESLDKVEVLSKNVQIDISSLHEVYESLHRCSEQLNSVMSLPMMTMLLSSGLSTIILLKYAFAIFQSDDEPKDRALLVFILIRCIKYTALVIIPCYYSSMTTTQVSIIRKTLHDALNNTQFDRTECRKLKAFFQLTRDSEFAYALWGVINLNMSLPLSYISLCTTYLVIIIQFSKFID; this is translated from the exons ATGTACAGCTTTAATAAACATAATCCAAAAATAATTCCCGTTTTACCTGCTAAACAAAAGAATTTTCTCGATAAAAGTGGCTATTTAGTGCGTCAGCTTAAATATCTCATCGGTTTACAAGCCTTGTTGGGTGACAACCGCTTGTATTTATTGAAACCCAAAAAGATCTTGGTATGGACGAGCTACATCCATACCTTTAGTTCAATAACAATGCTTTTTTATTCCTTATTTCAAAACAACTATTACGGTGCGACATACATTGTATTCAAATGCACTTCATGCATTGAATTTTTCATTCTAGTTTTCACTTCAACATTTATTCATAGAAAAACACAAcgggaatttttcaaaaatctcgaATCTTTTGATACATATTTAAAGATTGACAAAGAAGTGAACACATTGATGCCCAGTTATAGAAATATATTATGGGTCGTGCTGAGCTCTATCATCACAGTTGGTGAATATTTCATTCTAATTGAATCACAGTTACAGTATTCGATGACCAACTTGACAATCATGGTTCATGATGCAGAGCAAATATTCTTTTGCGCGATGTTACGAGCGATTTTATTGAGGGTCCGCATAGTAAAAGCTCATGTGGTCAGAGTATGTAACCCGAAGGATACCAAGAAGGTTGAAAGTTTGGACAAAGTGGAGGTACTGTCCAAGAATGTGCAAATTGACATCAGCTCTCTGCACGAAGTTTACGAATCTTTACACAGATGTTCGGAGCAACTTAATTCTGTTATGAGTCTGCCG atgaTGACAATGCTTTTATCGTCAGGACTATCAACTATTATCTTGCTGAAATATGCATTCGCAATATTTCAATCGGACGATGAACCGAAAGAT CGGGCGCTTTTAGTATTCATCCTCATTCGCTGTATAAAGTACACGGCCCTGGTGATTATCCCGTGCTATTACTCGAGCATGACGACCACGCAGGTTTCAATTATACGCAAGACCCTACACGATGCGCTCAACAACACCCAATTCG ATAGAACAGAATGCCGCAAACTGAAGGCTTTCTTTCAGCTAACAAGAGACAGTGAGTTTGCGTACGCATTGTGGGGAGTCATCAACCTCAACATGTCGCTACCGCTTAGTTACATCAGCCTATGCACCACTTACTTGGTGATTATTATACAGTTTTCTAAGTTTATTGATTGA
- the LOC141434400 gene encoding uncharacterized protein isoform X2: MYSFNKHNPKIIPVLPAKQKNFLDKSGYLVRQLKYLIGLQALLGDNRLYLLKPKKILVWTSYIHTFSSITMLFYSLFQNNYYGATYIVFKCTSCIEFFILVFTSTFIHRKTQREFFKNLESFDTYLKIDKEVNTLMPSYRNILWVVLSSIITVGEYFILIESQLQYSMTNLTIMVHDAEQIFFCAMLRAILLRVRIVKAHVVRVCNPKDTKKVESLDKVEVLSKNVQIDISSLHEVYESLHRCSEQLNSVMSLPMMTMLLSSGLSTIILLKYAFAIFQSDDEPKDRALLVFILIRCIKYTALVIIPCYYSSMTTTQVSIIRKTLHDALNNTQFEQNAAN; the protein is encoded by the exons ATGTACAGCTTTAATAAACATAATCCAAAAATAATTCCCGTTTTACCTGCTAAACAAAAGAATTTTCTCGATAAAAGTGGCTATTTAGTGCGTCAGCTTAAATATCTCATCGGTTTACAAGCCTTGTTGGGTGACAACCGCTTGTATTTATTGAAACCCAAAAAGATCTTGGTATGGACGAGCTACATCCATACCTTTAGTTCAATAACAATGCTTTTTTATTCCTTATTTCAAAACAACTATTACGGTGCGACATACATTGTATTCAAATGCACTTCATGCATTGAATTTTTCATTCTAGTTTTCACTTCAACATTTATTCATAGAAAAACACAAcgggaatttttcaaaaatctcgaATCTTTTGATACATATTTAAAGATTGACAAAGAAGTGAACACATTGATGCCCAGTTATAGAAATATATTATGGGTCGTGCTGAGCTCTATCATCACAGTTGGTGAATATTTCATTCTAATTGAATCACAGTTACAGTATTCGATGACCAACTTGACAATCATGGTTCATGATGCAGAGCAAATATTCTTTTGCGCGATGTTACGAGCGATTTTATTGAGGGTCCGCATAGTAAAAGCTCATGTGGTCAGAGTATGTAACCCGAAGGATACCAAGAAGGTTGAAAGTTTGGACAAAGTGGAGGTACTGTCCAAGAATGTGCAAATTGACATCAGCTCTCTGCACGAAGTTTACGAATCTTTACACAGATGTTCGGAGCAACTTAATTCTGTTATGAGTCTGCCG atgaTGACAATGCTTTTATCGTCAGGACTATCAACTATTATCTTGCTGAAATATGCATTCGCAATATTTCAATCGGACGATGAACCGAAAGAT CGGGCGCTTTTAGTATTCATCCTCATTCGCTGTATAAAGTACACGGCCCTGGTGATTATCCCGTGCTATTACTCGAGCATGACGACCACGCAGGTTTCAATTATACGCAAGACCCTACACGATGCGCTCAACAACACCCAATTCG AACAGAATGCCGCAAACTGA